ATTTACTGACTGCCTTTTCAACGCACGGCTATCAAAACGGGATCGGTCCGGGTGTCTATGATATTCACAGCCCACGGATCCCTTCGGTCAAAGAAATGACGGCGCAACTGCATAAAGCTTTATCCGTACTGCCTGCAAAGCTGCTGTGGGTGAACCCTGATTGCGGACTGAAAACACGTAGCGGACAAGAAGTACTTGAGGCGCTCGAAAACATGGTTCAGGCAGCTGAACAGGTCAGAGCAGAAACGATGGAGAGAAGCCGGTGATGCGTGTAACAGGGAAGCCCGTCAAACATTCAAGAACGGTTCAGACAAGGCTCGTACTTCCGCCTGACACCAACCATCTGAACACGATTTTTGGCGGGAAAGTCCTAGCCTATATTGATGAAATGGCAGCTCTATCAGCGATGAAGCATGCAGGCGGGGTCGTAGTGACTGCGTCAATCGATTCTGTTCACTTTCGCTCATCCGCAAAAGTGGGAGATCTGCTGACACTTGAATCATTCGTCACTTATACAGGTAAAACATCTATGGAAGTGTATGTGAAAGTGGAAGTTGAGCACGTCGCAACAGGTGAACGGACACTGACAACCGAGTCATTTCTGACGATGGTGGCAGTAAACGCTAATGGTGAGCCAAGAAGCGTTGAACCTGTCCTGCCTGAATCAGAAGATGAGATCAGATTATTTGAATCTGCAAGAGTCAGAAGGCTGCAAAGAAACAGCTGATTGAAAAGCAGTAGACGCTGCGGCGGTATCTATTCTGCCGCAGTAAATACTGTCTATTAACAGGGGGATAAGTGATGGAATCACATAAAGATATTTTTAAATGTACAGAAAGCGGTATTGTATCAAATGACAAGCATGCAGGGTTTTGGGAGTATGCAATTTATTATAATGAGGAACGTCAGCTTTCTTATTTTCATCTAAAGAACCTTGGAAATGGTCAGATGATTGGCCCACTGATGATGTCACACGGCGATCCTTATGCGCAGATCAAAAGCGTGATCAGTAACCAAAAGTATATCACTTCAGTTTTTGCGATTTGATGGTTTGGTACAGAAAGTGACCAAATCATCTTTTTTTGTCCGGCTGGATTTGATCTGGTCATTCAGTTGCCATGTACCCCATGACTTCATTCGTGTCAGGGTCAATCAATATATTTGGCGTACCGTTCGTCAGGTTTTCTTTATTTTCGAAGATCACATACAATGCATCTTCTCCCCTGTAAGAATCATCTAACAGTTCATAACTTTGATCAGCCGTAACATTTCGCACTTCAGCACTTTTCCAATCTCCAGCCACAGTATCATCCCAGCCTTGTTCTTTCAGAAACTCCCACGCGGCCTCTTTTGCTTCGGAATATTCATCAGGAGCGGTTTGAACTGGTTCGCTTATTTTCAGCCTGTAATAGTAAAGGTGAATGACTTTGAGGAGGTATCTTTTGTCTGAGAAAAAGATAAAACAATCTGCACATTGTGGGATGCTTTATTCACCTTTGGAATGTTGTCTTTCCTGAAAGATAGTCATGAAGCTCAAACCGATGAGAAAAAATTTAAGCAGATGCTGTTGCAGATGATCTTCGGCATTATTTTTGCAGTGAGTTTGTTTGCAATGATCTTTTGGTGGATTTCATAAAAAGAGAAGTCAGGGGACATAACCTGACTTCATTAAGAAATACTTTGATTTTTAGTAAGCTGCTGAATTAAAGATTTCAATTTCACCGGGCTGAATGGTTTGGTAATGAAATGTTTGATCCCGCAATTACGCGCATTTTCCTGATCTCTCTGTTGGGTCATCGCTGTCAGCATAATAATATGTTCAGGACAGTGATCGGCAGACAGGTTTTCTATTACTTCAATACCAGACAATTTCGGCATGATGTTATCAATCACACAAATATGGTAGTCTTCATTCTTTAGTTTTTCCAAAGCCTGTTGCCCATCTTCGGCAAAATCCAGTTCAGCATCTAATTCCTCCAGCGTGTCGCTAATCAGCATTCTTGAAAACTTTTCATCATCAGCGATTAGAATTTTCATCGTATGACCTCCCAGACAAATACGCTCAAATTAAAATGTTGTTTAAACAATATCTTGAACTAGATGTAAGTGAAAAACAAGTCATATTTGTATTTGATTATATATTGAGATACAGCAGGAATGAAAAGATATAAGCGCAATCCTTTAACAAAAAAAGCGAAATCCGAGTGAAAATCGGATTTCGCTTTTTTAATTAGTTCACTTTCGCAAATCCAAATCCAGAAGCAAGGTCATCACCCACAGCAGCGCTGCGTCCGCCAAGGATGTCGTTTGCTTTTGCACGGTTTTGAAGCTCAGTGCGAAGCTGAACGTGAGAGAAGCCTGGGTTTTCTGCCCATACTTTTGCTGCAAGTCCTGCAACGTGTGGAGAAGCCATTGATGTACCACTGATTGTGTTATAACCACCATTTGGCCAAGTAGAGAATACCGCTGCACCTGGAGCAGAAATTTCAACGTCACCTTCCTGGATCAGATAGTCGCCATCGCCTTTACGTACGCCTCTTGAAGAGAAATCAGCTACGCGATACGTACCGTTTTCAAATCTGTTTTCAAGTGCTGCAACTGCGATCGCATTTTCAAGTGCGCCAGGGTAGCCGATTGAACCAACGCGGAATCCTGAGTTCCCTGCTGCTGCAACAACTAGAACGCCTTTATCATATGCGTAATTGACTGCATCCTCAATCAGCGGGCTATTTGCAGATGAACCAAGAGACATATTGATCACTGTGTTTGAACCGGTTGCAACTGCCTGATCAGCTGTGTGGCGGATTGCCGCTGCGATATCATCTGAGTAACCCGATCCGTCATCACCAAGTACTTTATATGCCCACAGGTCAGCATCCGGTGCCACACCGTATACGCCTGACCCGTCACTGCCGCCATCAGCAAGTACAGAACCTGCTACGTGCGTACCGTGACCATCAACATCGTTACATGATCCGTTTACAAGCGGAGTCGCCTGCGTGAAGTCTTTACACTGCTCAACTGTACCCTGAAGGTCATGGTGACCAGTGAATACGCCTGTATCCAGTACCGCTACATTGATGCCTGAACCACCTGAAGTGGCGCTTACGTTAGCATCATTATAGATTGCTTCAATGCCCCATGGCGTCTGATCTGCCGGTGCTGCGAATGCAGTCGTTACGTTTTTATTGCTTCTAAGTGTATCAACTGAGACCTCGTCCACTTTTGTCAGTTTAAGATTCTTATTGTTTTGAAGGGCTTTGAATTGCGCCTCATTCATATCAGTAGAAAACCCGTTTGCACCTAACTCCCAACGAGAATCATATTTTTTCTGTAGTGATGCTTTCGTTTTTTGAGCTGACTCTCCAGATACCTCTACGTATACGCGGAACTTTTCAGCATTGTTTGACTGCTGATCAGGTGCAGCA
This region of Jeotgalibacillus malaysiensis genomic DNA includes:
- a CDS encoding acyl-CoA hydrolase, with protein sequence MRVTGKPVKHSRTVQTRLVLPPDTNHLNTIFGGKVLAYIDEMAALSAMKHAGGVVVTASIDSVHFRSSAKVGDLLTLESFVTYTGKTSMEVYVKVEVEHVATGERTLTTESFLTMVAVNANGEPRSVEPVLPESEDEIRLFESARVRRLQRNS
- a CDS encoding peptidase S8 codes for the protein MKKSRSVMMSLLLAASLAVPAGASAAPDQQSNNAEKFRVYVEVSGESAQKTKASLQKKYDSRWELGANGFSTDMNEAQFKALQNNKNLKLTKVDEVSVDTLRSNKNVTTAFAAPADQTPWGIEAIYNDANVSATSGGSGINVAVLDTGVFTGHHDLQGTVEQCKDFTQATPLVNGSCNDVDGHGTHVAGSVLADGGSDGSGVYGVAPDADLWAYKVLGDDGSGYSDDIAAAIRHTADQAVATGSNTVINMSLGSSANSPLIEDAVNYAYDKGVLVVAAAGNSGFRVGSIGYPGALENAIAVAALENRFENGTYRVADFSSRGVRKGDGDYLIQEGDVEISAPGAAVFSTWPNGGYNTISGTSMASPHVAGLAAKVWAENPGFSHVQLRTELQNRAKANDILGGRSAAVGDDLASGFGFAKVN